The Siniperca chuatsi isolate FFG_IHB_CAS linkage group LG2, ASM2008510v1, whole genome shotgun sequence genome window below encodes:
- the inka1b gene encoding PAK4-inhibitor inka2 isoform X2, whose translation MQYMMRSLQDLKQISRPRPLSEPCPQSFAVTWRCKQRAQQERLTRLRVSDASEASTYDSACCLASPLEEEEEQHERLKQGSPSSEKSLDFDSGYSEASWQDEGVVLRRTRNVRVSSSACLRTNRGPSGRIRPKSTSDACLERWTSFEAGDPEDWTTSLLSRSRNRQPLVLGDNSFADLIKNWMDLPESPEPAELKPSAGRRLAKDILVNMRRRLAGMSKSVEVRPRPVVSTRVSRAAEAPKRMSCPVGLQALKPFFHQSHTGLHQLDTDFYQFTALMKTGSRQPIICNDIIGYI comes from the coding sequence ATGCAGTACATGATGAGATCCTTGCAGGACCTGAAGCAGATAAGCAGGCCGAGGCCACTGAGTGAACCATGTCCTCAGTCCTTCGCTGTAACATGGCGTTGCAAACAGAGGGCACAGCAAGAGCGACTCACTCGTCTACGGGTTTCTGATGCCAGTGAAGCCAGCACATATGACTCTGCCTGTTGCCTGGCCAGCCCCctggaagaagaggaagagcagcaTGAGCGGTTGAAACAAGGCTCCCCAAGCAGTGAAAAGAGTCTGGACTTTGACTCGGGTTACTCTGAGGCTTCCTGGCAGGATGAAGGTGTGGTGCTGAGGAGGACCAGAAATGTGAGAGTCTCTTCTTCTGCCTGCCTCCGCACAAACAGAGGACCTTCTGGCCGAATCCGGCCCAAATCAACCTCGGACGCTTGCCTGGAGCGCTGGACCTCATTTGAGGCCGGTGACCCAGAGGACTGGACAACATCGCTGCTGAGCCGCAGCAGGAACAGACAGCCCCTGGTTCTGGGGGACAACAGCTTTGCTGACCTAATAAAGAACTGGATGGACCTACCAGAGAGTCCTGAGCCAGCAGAACTAAAGCCCAGTGCAGGCCGGCGCCTTGCCAAAGACATTTTGGTCAACATGCGCCGCAGACTGGCAGGGATGTCTAAAAGTGTGGAGGTGAGGCCAAGGCCAGTAGTCTCCACAAGAGTCAGCAGGGCTGCAGAGGCTCCCAAACGGATGTCCTGTCCTGTGGGTCTCCAGGCTCTCAAACCTTTCTTTCACCAGTCTCACACAGGCCTGCATCAACTGGACACTGACTTCTACCAGTTCACCGCACTCATGAAGACAGGCAGCCGACAACCCATCATATGCAATGACATTATTGGATACATTTAA
- the inka1b gene encoding PAK4-inhibitor inka2 isoform X1: protein MLCLGDSTDCLRDQMQYMMRSLQDLKQISRPRPLSEPCPQSFAVTWRCKQRAQQERLTRLRVSDASEASTYDSACCLASPLEEEEEQHERLKQGSPSSEKSLDFDSGYSEASWQDEGVVLRRTRNVRVSSSACLRTNRGPSGRIRPKSTSDACLERWTSFEAGDPEDWTTSLLSRSRNRQPLVLGDNSFADLIKNWMDLPESPEPAELKPSAGRRLAKDILVNMRRRLAGMSKSVEVRPRPVVSTRVSRAAEAPKRMSCPVGLQALKPFFHQSHTGLHQLDTDFYQFTALMKTGSRQPIICNDIIGYI, encoded by the exons ATG CTGTGTTTAGGAGATTCTACTGACTGCCTCCGGGACCAAATGCAGTACATGATGAGATCCTTGCAGGACCTGAAGCAGATAAGCAGGCCGAGGCCACTGAGTGAACCATGTCCTCAGTCCTTCGCTGTAACATGGCGTTGCAAACAGAGGGCACAGCAAGAGCGACTCACTCGTCTACGGGTTTCTGATGCCAGTGAAGCCAGCACATATGACTCTGCCTGTTGCCTGGCCAGCCCCctggaagaagaggaagagcagcaTGAGCGGTTGAAACAAGGCTCCCCAAGCAGTGAAAAGAGTCTGGACTTTGACTCGGGTTACTCTGAGGCTTCCTGGCAGGATGAAGGTGTGGTGCTGAGGAGGACCAGAAATGTGAGAGTCTCTTCTTCTGCCTGCCTCCGCACAAACAGAGGACCTTCTGGCCGAATCCGGCCCAAATCAACCTCGGACGCTTGCCTGGAGCGCTGGACCTCATTTGAGGCCGGTGACCCAGAGGACTGGACAACATCGCTGCTGAGCCGCAGCAGGAACAGACAGCCCCTGGTTCTGGGGGACAACAGCTTTGCTGACCTAATAAAGAACTGGATGGACCTACCAGAGAGTCCTGAGCCAGCAGAACTAAAGCCCAGTGCAGGCCGGCGCCTTGCCAAAGACATTTTGGTCAACATGCGCCGCAGACTGGCAGGGATGTCTAAAAGTGTGGAGGTGAGGCCAAGGCCAGTAGTCTCCACAAGAGTCAGCAGGGCTGCAGAGGCTCCCAAACGGATGTCCTGTCCTGTGGGTCTCCAGGCTCTCAAACCTTTCTTTCACCAGTCTCACACAGGCCTGCATCAACTGGACACTGACTTCTACCAGTTCACCGCACTCATGAAGACAGGCAGCCGACAACCCATCATATGCAATGACATTATTGGATACATTTAA